The Desulfobulbaceae bacterium genomic sequence GATTGGTGACGAATCTGACTTCCTGGCGGAGCAAGGCAGGCAAGAAGGTCAAGGATCCCCGGAAGATAAAGCCGGACAGGACACTTCCCACCAAAAGGAGGATCAAGGCGACAGGCACCAGACTTCCCTCTCCACTCGTACCCTTGGGAGACGCCGCTATCACGCTCTCACCCCTCTCCTTCCCTGACCGGCGCCGGACCATCGCAGACAACGACAGATTTGCTTCCCCAGGAACTTCGGCCCGATGCAAGATAAGGCCAAAGATCAACCCCATCACCCCGTAGACCAAATAAGGCGCCCGCCAACTGCTGAAGAGCCAGATGCAGCCCGCGCCGGCCATGGGGGCCAGAAAAAGGCCAAGATTGCCGAATACCCCATGAATTCCCATGGCCTTACCCCGCCGCGAACCAACCCCCCGGGCAATAAACGATAAACCTGCCGGATGGTGAATGCTGGCAAACAGTCCGAGCAAGGCGTAGGATACGGCAAATGGCCACATCCCGTAGGACATCCCCACCATGATCGAAGAGATTGACATCCCGAGGACACCAACCGTCAGCACCTGCTTAGCCCCGAATCGGTCGGCCATATAGCCGGCCGGAATCCCGCCCAATCCGTACAGGAAGTAACCGACATTGGCAATGACACCAATCTCCATGAACGACATGGAGTTCTCCCCGGCGATTACCACCATCACCGCCGAAAACAAGGTCATGAAACCATGGGTCATAAAATGAGAGCCACTGGTCAGCCAGATCACGCGCATTTCGTCAGAATCGTGATGCGTCTCGCTACTCATAGGGGTCGAATCCTCACAAGGAAGGGAAATTAAAAAGGGGTAAATAAACCATGCTGCCAACGCTTACTGCCACTTGACCCGCTCTTTTAATACCGGCTCAATAATGACCGATCCCATCGTCGGGTCGTCCTTTTTGTCAAAAATCAACTCATCGATTTTCTGTCCATCATCAGTCCCGAACCAGTTCTCGCGGGCATCAACATCAAAATCCTGGGCCTCGGCCACGGCGATATTGTAATCAGTGTTATCGTAAATATTGTTGCGGTTAATTTTCACTCCTTGCGCCTGATAGAGATAGACGCCTTTCTTGTTGCCGGTAATCTCGTTATCACTAATTACCGCCTGGACCTCATCCTTGGGAAAGATGCCAAAGAATTTATTCTCCTGAATCAGATTATGCTTTACCACCGCTTTGGAGTTACGAAATCCTATTCCACCCTTATTGTTCACAAAACGGTTGTGGGTAATCTCCATATCGCTCATCTTGCCAAACCACGGGGCTGACGGGTCTTCTTCCTCCTTCTTGCAACTTACCCCGATCCCATTCTTAGCGAACTCGTTATAATTAATGGCAGCAGATGCACCGTGACCATGAACACCATTGTAACCAAACAAAATCTTGCAGTATTCGATGACATTCCCCTCACTGCCCAGCAGATTGATTGCGCCCCAATCCGCGGGCCTGGCATCGATCTCTGCCGAAGTAAAGACGATGGTCTTATCCGCCGTGCCACGGGCAATAATCCGACCACGGACAATAATCTCGGCCCCAGGATAATAAGGAGAATCAATACTGTACATATTCTGGTCAGACTTTTCATCAATGCGTGTAAACTTAACAGTCGTCCCAGGCATGACGGTTAACGTAACCCCTGGCGGCACATCGATATCGCCATTGACCAATACCATCCCTTCCCAGGTCGTATCTTTATCAAGTGTCTGCTTACTCAGCTCGACGGTCTGCTGCTTGTTGCCACATCCAGTCACCCCCACGACCATACTCACAGCCAAGACATAAAAAACCCAGGTAACACCCCTCATCACACCCCTCCTCAACATGTCAAAGGCGCAGAGGACACTCTCACGAGTTTCCGTGCGCCAATTTCAAAAAATACCAGCTCACCTGGCGATGCAAACCACCAAATGATGAACTTGTCCATCGCCCAGACACCCTTCAGTCTAACCCAAGCTGGTACTCGGGAGCGATCCCATATCCACGTCGCCGATTCACCATCCCTACCACCAACAACAAAATAATCCCAAAAAGTACAGCCACCTGGGCCTTTATCGGAGTCCCCGCAGCAGTGCCTCCCAATCCCCAATTCTGGACCAGAGCCGCTCCCACCAGCATACCAAGAACCGTGACTCCGGCATCGGTATCACCTTGCCCAGAGGCCACGAGTTGCCGCAAGGGGCAACCGCGGATCAATACCGAACCAAAACCAACCAACAACATCCCGAGAAAGGCCCAACCATAACTGTCGTTAGAACTCGGCTGACCATTGAGTCCAAAGGAGAACTGACCGGTAAGCAGACTGGCCACAAGGGCGAAGCTGAAAAAAGACCCCAAACTGATCAACAGCCCGGTCGATCGCGGGCAATTCATCACCTCCCGCGGCCCCCACAAGAAAAAGCGGGCGATGCCGCCGGTGATACAGAACTGGGTATGTTGAGACCACCCGCCGACCAAAAGGCCCAAGCCCAAAGCCAGGACAAACGGAGCATGCAACGCCCCACCACCCTTAATACTTTCCCCGATAAAGGACGGCTTCATGACAGACAAGACCAGAAGCAAAAACATAAATCCCGGGAGCATATAGCCGCTCGCTTTTGGCACCTCACTCGCCTTACCAAGTTGAAAGCCATTTTCGACAAACTCAAGCCCAATATAGATCCCTGCCACCAGCCCGACCACTCCGACCAAGGCCCCGATGTCACCTGCCGCAAGCCTCAACACCATCTTGACCGGGCAGCCGATAAAGACCGAGCAGCCGATAATCAACAACACCCCAACCACAAAGCGTAGCAGAGGAGAACTGCCGCCGGTCGCTATAAAATCCTTGCGGTAGACAGACCAGGCAAAAGCTCCAAGAACAATACCGATAATTTCAGGACGGAGATACTGCATCCTCTCATTGGCATGGAGACCCAGTGCACCTGCCATATTCTCCATGAAGCAGGAGACACAAAGCCCGGTATTGGCAGGGTTCCCGTAATACGACAAGATGACAGCCCCAATGCCGATCACCGCCCCCATCAACACGAACACACTCTTACGCATAATTTGCCTCCTGTCTAACCGCAACTACCGGCAATTTTCCGCAACAGATAATAATACACTGTTCGGGCGGACAATAACGCAGCATCATCATGCTTGGTAGCCAACCCCGACTCAATTACAGACCAAGCCTCTTCAACCGTTTTCTTGATTTTCTTCCCTTGAAAGTGTTCCGATTTTTTATCCAAGAAATCGGGGTTCAAATCCACCGCCTTCCGATATTCAAGCATAGCGCCAACCGAATCTTGACGGTAAAGATGGAGATCACCCCATAACAAAAAAGGCATAGCCTCATAGGGATAGGCGACGACCATCTCTTTGAGCAACGACTCTGCCTGCTCCAGATTATTTCCGGCAAGCAATGTCTTGACCACGCTGATTTTCTTGTCAAATACGGGATCTATCCTCACAACAAACTGTGCACTCTGGCGCCGCTCCTCTGGCTGTCGCTCCAAAAACACCACCAGAAACAACGCCCATACCGTGAGCATGACTGCAGCTAAGATTGAGATTATATCAAGTCTGTCCACTGATATTCCATTTATGTCCTAAACCGAAAATTGATGATGTTGTAATCAAGCAACCGCCGTCCCGGCATTTATTGCAAAGCACCCAAACCTTGAGCTGCCCACCATTCCGTTTTATAGACACGAAGGAGCCCTATCCTCAATCAGAAAACCAACAGCGCCTGCCAGCTACTCTTATTTGAGATTATAAGCAGAATATTACGATTATCCACCTTAAATAATACACTCCGCTCAATTTACAGCACGCAGGAGTCTGGTGCCGGGGAGGAGAAAGAATGTACCCGGAATAGGCCCGTCCAGCAACAAGATTGCCTTCCGCACACAACGGCAGGTTGTTGACATTAACGTTCCACCAATAAAAAGGGAGCGACAACAGAAAAAAACACCCCTCCATTGAGCCCCCACAAACTAACATTAATCTGCAACAACTAGTCATTATTTTTAATCAATGTCGCTTTACAAATAGAAACGAGCATGGTCTATTAATAGATTTTACATCACCTTTTATGTTGATCTGGCTATCGACTGAAGGTTATTAGGGAGCAGCCAATCGCAACTAATAAAATGGATTGCATCTGATCTGGCACCTATAACTATAACAGACGAAACGTCTGAAACCATGACTTACTGCGCCTCAGCAACAAGATACTATATCGTTTATGAACAGACTTCATATCCTCAGCACCATGCTTCTCTGCCTCACCATTCCCTGCCACACCTGGGCAAACACCACCCGGATACTGCGTATTGAATTGAGTTATTCCGGCAGTGCAGTATCGTACAACCTCTACAAGGACGGAGTGCGGGTTTGCTCCAACATGAACACGGACGAATCGCAGATAGACTGCCCTGTCGAAATCGACCCTACTCCGATGACTTTTATCATAACCGCCGTTGACCAAAACGGCACAGAAAGCCCGCAGTCAGCGCCCTATATCCTCGTACCGCCTGAACTCCCAACAGCAAGCTTCACCTCCACCATAATATCCAAGACGGAGCCAGCCCTCGTCAGCTTTGATGCCAGCGATTCCGTTGATTTTGATGGCATGATTATTCGTTACGACTGGGATTTTGGCGATGGCAGCACTGGCGCCGGGAAATTCATTGACCACCCATACCCCACTCCTGGCACCTATACCACCCGGTTGACCGTAATCGACGACGACAGCCACTCTGCCGAGATGACGTCTCTGCTTACCATTGCCCCCGCCCCTGTGGCTATAAGTCAGTCTCTGACCACCCGGGAAAACTGCACCCTGCGAGGCATCCTAACGGCTGAGAACTCCCCCGAAGAAACCACACTGACCTTTACCCTGGAGACCACGCCGCAGCATGGTATCATCAAGGAATTTGACACCCGCACCGGAGGCTTTGCCTACACCCCCCACCCTGATTTTAACGGCGCGGATCATTTCACCTTCACGGCCAGCAATGAAACAATGAACTCATCTCAAGCCACAGTAAGCGTCACCGTAACGCCGGCCAACAATGCGCCAACCACCGTCACCGACTTCGGAAAAGTCAATACCAGACGCTCAATTGTCATCCCGGTAGCCACCAACGATAGCGACCTGGACGGAGATCTTCTCACCGTGGTCTCAGTAACCCCGCCAAGCTCTGGAAAAGCTCAAATCATCAATAACTCAATCTGCTATACCGCCCCCAACACTGCAGGCCTGGTCATCTTTTGGTATCAAATCAGCGATGACAAGGGCAAGATATCTCTTGGAACCGTTGAAGTAGCCGTGAGCAACTAACCTAATCCACCAACTCACTCCCACAGGATCACTTGTCAACTGTTAGGAACCATCAGCCTGATCATAAAGGGATTCATCGCAAAAGTACGCGGCAACTCTCCGGCGGGATCGCCATCGATCTGAACCGGAACCCCATCACCACTGACGACAAAGACCCGGCCTCTGAGCTGCTCTCCCCATGGATAAGCCAAAGGACGCCCTGACACCAAGGCCATCCCGGCCATAAGCTGAGCCAAACGCCCCGGTCGGAGAATAAGACAGACATCCAAACAGTCCGCAACAAGAGAAGCCTCCGGGGTCATGGTGAATTTCCCCCCGTAACTCCGCGCGTTGCTGATGATCGCTCCAAACCCATGATGCGTTGCCCCACGGTCATCCACAATCCTCAACGGGGTGTCCCGCAGACGAAGCCACCCAAGGCAGGCGCTAATCAGATACGCACCCTTGGCCACCCGCCGTTTAAGACTCAGATCGACATCCCGCACCACGGCGGCATCAAAGCCGATCCCTGCCATCAGCACAAAACGGCGCTCCCCTGCCAACCCGAGATGAATCGCTGTCGGAATTCCATGAAGAGCCACGGCACAGGCTTGGTCAACCCGCCATGGCAGCTCCGCCTCCAAGGCCAGAACATTAGTTGTGCCTGCCGGCAACACCGCAAGCGGAGGCGAACCTGCCGTCATGCCATTCACCACCTCGTTGACAGTGCCGTCACCACCTGCCACCACCAGCCGGTCATAACCTCTGTCCGCACCTTGAGCGGCATACATCTCCGCATCCCCCCGTCCTCGAGTCAGGCAAAGATCAACCTCAACGCCCTGGGAGGCGAAATATCGCTGGGCCTGGGTGATAGCAGCTTCCGCATTGCGACCGGCAACCGGATTGGCAATTAATTGTATACGCATAGCATTCCCCTTAATATTGCCCCCGACTCCACCCTTCTGCACTACCCTTCTCTTAGCCATTTCTGGATAGTTCCGTTACTTTTCTTCCTCATCAACAGACTTGCTGTCTCCCGCCGATCCAGTCAACAGACTGAAGGTAGCGCCGGCAATCGGCCTGATATGACTAACTCGATAGACCAGATCCCGATGCCGAATGGCCTCAACCGGCCTGACCTCCCGAAACTTATGAAGTAACAGGGCGGCAGCGGCAAACCTCATCATCCCGGAAAGCAAAAAAATGACCGGCAGAATAAATTGCGGCGCCCAGGTCCATGAGCCTAAGGAAAATGATGCAGGGAGGTGTCCTGCCACAAAGCCCCCGCCAAGGGACCCGCACAAGACTGCAGCCCCGTTAATCAACCCCTGATAGGCCACACAACGAGCCCGTTTCGGCGGGGATACCGCATCAAATAAAAAATTACTGGATGCCAGCGAAAAGCCGGCCCAGATGATCCCGGCCACCACCTGAATCAGCATCAGATACACAATGTGTGATGAGAACAGCCACAGGGCAGGCACCACGCTGATCCCCCACCCACAGAGGCTCAAAATCTTCTTATTGCCAAACCGATCGCTCAGCTCACCCCAGTAGCGAAACATGAGAAACTGGGTAACCGTAGCCACAGAGACCACTACCGTGAACTCAAGATAGGAAAATTTGAGATCCCGCAGCATGTACAGGGCAAAATAGGGCGCAGAAAATGACACCGCCAGATTGACCAACCCGACATAAAAAACGTATTTAGCAAAGTTTGAGTGCGGCGACCGCCTGAGAAACTGACGAAAGGTAAAAACCTGGGCCGAATCCACCGACCAGGCAGGATCACGGTATAAGCCCAACCAGCGGCGCGAAATCAGACGAGCCACCCCGGCCGCCAGAAAGATCAGCATAAATCCCCAGGCCGCATCTCCACGCCGCTCAAAGATGTGCAAGGTGAGTCCAGCGCAAGTCAGGGCAACAAAGGAACTTAAGCCATTAACCCGGTTCCTGAAACCAAAAAATCGACCCCGAATATTCCCAGGAACCATATCTCCAATCAAACTATTCCACACTGGGGCCGTAAATCCGGTAGCGGCCTGATTCACTACGGCAAGAACAATAACGCATGCTGCTGTCAATGGCCCGTGCCCCAGCGCCAAGGATATCCCCGCCAGAGGAAACCACACCAAGGCCTGAACCAGGACAGAACGCATGATCCGGCGCAGACGGCTTGGACAACTATCCATGGCGATAGCGCTCCACCACTGCATCACCGCTCCCACTAACTGCGGAAGCGCCGACAACAGGCCAATCTGTACCGTCGTAGCCTGGAGAAAAACCCCAAAGGGGCCGAGATACGCCTCGCCGCAGCCAAGCATAACCGCATTGGCACTGCCATCACGGATTGAGGCATCCAGCGCAGAATCGCCCCATTGGCTATCGCGCCGTGGAAGTGTCGCAGGTGTGTCAGACATATCCCTACTGGCTCGTCCCTCGTCTAAAAAACAGTGCCGCCCTGCCAAAGTCATCCACCAAAACATCTTTTGTGGTTAATCCGATAAACCAAATTCAAAATCCACAAAATACCACACTCCGGCATGGCTCCGCTATCTTTCTCATTGCAATTTCAAGGACCATAGCACATAGTGGCAACGGCCTGTCATTGATCACGAGCCTCAAGCGAGTGATAACAGACGATCCAGCTGCTGCCCATATTATGCTTATTCACACCAAACCTCATCCCCTAAGAGTATCGCCAGGGAAATCATTTCCCCATGTCCACACACACCCCGAAACACTCACCCCTCATCCGTCACCGCCTCCAGGCAGCATTGGTGTACTGGATCGGGCTGCCAGGGACAGTCATCGGCTCCGGCCTCCTCATCGACATGCTCCTCACTGTGCCCCGAATAAAACTTACCCCATACACTCTGGGCTGCGGAGGACTCTTTTTGTGTACCGGTCTGGCCCTGATCAGCTGGTCGAACCGGGATCTTCTTCGCCTGGGCCTCGGCACCCCCAGCCCAGCAAGCCCGTGCCGTCGCCTGGTAACAACCGGCAGTTATAAGCTCTGTCGTCACCCTATGTTTTTAGGCTACGACTTGGCATCCTTCGCTGTTTTACTTTTTGTTGGCTCACCGGCAGCACTCCTGGTAAGCTATCCTATAATGCTGGCATGGCAGACCCACTTTCTCAAACGGGAAGAACATATCCTGCTCCTTCGCTTTACCAAGGAATACCAAGATTACCAAGCCATAGTCCCCTTCCTCATCCCCTTTCCGGCGCCGAGACCTCGATGATCAACACCCTCTTATCCCTTCGAAAATTATTGCAGGCCAGCCGCGAACATCAACACATCGAAACGGCTATCCTAACCCGCTTTCAGGACCTCATCGAGCCGCGCTACCGAGTAGCAACGCCCAAGGGCAAAGCCAACCAACTCCAGTATCTGCAGCGCAACTTCTTTTCAAGCCTGTTCCTGTCGATCTATCGTGCGATCGGGATCCCGGAGGAAAAACGCTCATTCTATGGGCAGATCAATCACTGTATCCGCGGCCTAGTTACCGCCACCGACAACCTACTGGATGACGAGTATAAAGAACTCTTGCCCCTGAACTTTCCAGAACCGGCAATCCGCTTCAAAAGCGTGATGCATATCCTCTGCTTTGACCGGATCCTTGAGGGAATCTGCCGCCAGGGAATCAAAGACGGACTCATTCACCCCGCTCAGCACGAACCCCTCATGACCGCTATATTTCAGGCCATGGTGCCTATAGGTGCCGAAGAGGCCCTGGAGGAAGGTGGCATCAGCGAAATCATCACCCCGACTGCCATCCTGAGTAGTGTCCACATGTATAAAGGCGGAAAACTCCTGTGTCTTGCCTTCACCGCCCCGCTTCTCCTCGAAAGTAAGCGCCACTCGCTCGTATCCCTGGCAGAAACAGGAGTCTACCGAATCGGCATGGCGTTACAGGTTATTGATGACCTCACCGACTTCTATCAGGATATCGCGGCCAAAAACCACAACTTCCTGCTGTCATCAGTTCATCACGAGGGTCGGGCAGACGAACAAGAACAACTCAAAGCCACACTCAAAGAGGCAAACCAGGATACCACCACCCAGCCCCCAGTAGAAATCCTGTTCCCGGAAACAATCAAACGGGTCATGGCCCAAACCATCGGAGAGGCGCTCGCCGGCTTTGCCGCCTTGAAAGAGACCGGATTCTGGTATAATGAAAAACAGGCGCTTAGAGTCATCCGCTTCCTCTTCACCATCCGTGGAGTCGGCCACCTCTTGCCCTTTTTCCCGGAGCCAGGCACTGCCCTGCGCCTGACCTCACACTTAGACACTTGAACCCCCAAAGTCATGATTACCACCCGCGGTCGGGACCTGAACCATGTGGCATCCCTCTACGACCCCGTAATTGAGATCTTATCCTTCGGTCGGGAGCAGCGCTTCAGAGACTTAAGTCTTGAGCACATGGCGATCCGTCCTGATGACCGTATCCTCGACATTGGCTGCGGCACCGGAACTCTCACTCTCCTGGCAGCCAAACACCTTACCGTCACCGGCAACGCAACCGGTATCGACGCTGCGACAAAGATGATTGCCATCGCCCGCAACAAAGCCGAACAGCAGGGAATTCCAGCCCGTTTTGAACACGCCGTGGCGGAAGCCCTCCCCTTTAACGATAGTGCGTTCACCTTGGTTGTCAGCTCCATGTTCTGCCACCATATCGATCTGGAACTCAAGCGCTTAGCGTTTCGCGAGATGCTCCGGGTTCTCGCCCCCGGCGGTCGGCTGGTCTGTGCCGACATTGACCGCCCCACCACCATCCTCGGTTGGCTGACCGGCTGGACAGGACGCTGGCTGCTGCTGCAGCCGGAACTTGCCGACAACCTCCGCGGCCTATTGCCAAACTTAATTGAAGAGGCCGGATTTATCGCTGTCCGCCGAGTTGCCCACGTCCATGGCCTGATCTCAGTATTCACCGCCATCAAAAGTGATACCAACCCCGGCAACAGACCAGCCTCCGAGGTGTCTCGGCCATGAAGGCGCTGACAATCACCATCCTCTTAGCCTTCCGCAATCTGACCCGCAACCGCCGCCGCTCTGCCCTCACCATCGCCGCCATCGCCTTTGCCCTGGCATGCCTGCTGGTGTTCGGCGCACTCAAGAAGGGGCTGCATCAGACCATGGTCGCCACCACCACCAATACCGACATCGGTGTCATTCAGATCCACGGACAGGGTTACGCCCCTACCCTGGTAAACCTCACCCCACTGCCCAACCCGGACGAGGTCACACAAACCTTGCGCACCCTCAAGATCAACTCCTTTGCCCGCCGACTCAAAGCAAATGGCTTGATCCTCGCTGGGGCAAAGAGCGCTGCCGTGGTCATTCACGGCGTCATCCCTGAAGAGGAACGCACGGTCACCGTGGTCCATGAGCGAATGGTCATGGGTTCACCCCCGGCAGGTCCCCTTGAAGCCATGGTCGGCCAGGCCCTCGCCACCTCCTTTGGTCTCGGCATAAACGACCAGCTTACCATAATGACCCAAGACGTGTTCGGCACCCCGAAAAGCCGCACACTTACCATCACCGGTATCTATCAAACAGGGGTCGCAGCTTTTGACCAAGGGCATATCTTTCTCCCCCTTACCTCGCTCCAGTCACTCCTTGATGCCGCAGAGATGATCAGCGAAATAGCCATCGCTCTTCCCGCAGAACCACTGAGCGCTTTAGTCTCCAGACTGAGGCAACAGCTTGATTCCCGCTATCAGGTATCAAGCTGGGAAGATATCGCCCCAGACGTTACTCAACTGATCGCCTTAAACGATTCAACAATGCAGATCCTGATCGCCATAGTTTTTCTGATTGTCGCCATGGGTATCGTCAACACCATGACTACCGTTACTTTTGAACGGTTCAGGGAATTCGGCACCATCGCCGCCTTGGGCGCTACTCCGTCCGGGATCATAGCCTTAGTGACAGCTGAGGCCCTGGCCCTAGGAGTGATCGCATCGTTTACCGGAACCATCATCGGCCTTGCTCTTTGCCTCTATCTTGCGAATCACGGCATCGATCTGACCACACTCACCAGCAACAACCAGTACTTCAGCAACAACCATGTCCTAAAAGCAGCGCTAGACTGGCACACTGTCGCAAGCACCAACGGTTTCACCTTAACAACCTCGCTCGTGGCTGGGCTCTACCCTGCCTGGCTTGCGGCTCGCCAAAATCCGGCCCAAGCACTCAGCCGCCCATAACCCATGAACACAACGTCTCCGCTCATCACCGTCACAGACGCCTGGCGGCTATACGGTTCCCTTAACCAGGACCAGGCGCTAGCCGGGGCGACCCTAGCCGTAGACAAAGGCGAATTTGTCTGCTTAGCAGGACCCTCCGGTTCCGGTAAAACCACTCTCTTAAACCTCATTGGGCTGCTTGATCTGCCAGACAAAGGGCAGATAACAATCATGGGCCATGACACCATGAGCCTGACACTCAGACAGCGGGCCATCTTCCGCCGTTGTTCCCTTGGCTTCATCTTCCAAGCATATAATCTGATCCCCGTCCTTTCCGTTGCCGAAAATGTGGAATACCCTCTGATCCTAAGAGGGAAGGAGAAACAGGAGCGCGCCCACCTGGTAGAGAGAGCCCTGAAGTTAGTCGAAATCTCCCAGCACGCTCTCAAACGGCCCGGCGAACTCTCCGGCGGCCAGCAACAACGGGTGGCTGTGGCAAGAGCTATTGCAGGATCGCCCCCGATCATCCTGGCAGACGAACCGACAGGCAGCTTGGACTCCGGCACAGGCACCGCGCTGATGAACCTCCTGCTGCGACTGAACCAACAATTGGGCATCACCTTTATCTTCTCGTCCCACGACCCCAACGTTACATCCAGGGCTCAACGCATTATCACCCTGCGTGACGGTAAAGTAGCCCACGAATTAACCGAGACAAAAGAAAAGCGAAGAAAGTGCAGCCCCCCTCAATCAAGCGAAAATACTTGATCTTGAAGAACACAAGGGGTACATAATCGAACCTGATGGTGACTCAAGTCCAGACAGGAAAGGGCACGTTGAAGCCCAGACAATAAAACGCAACAAAGTTCATCGAATCGACCCTCCACCCCTTGACATATCTCACCACTGATTTACAAACCGCTACAGTATAACGTACGCCGACTATCCAACCTTCTCAGCAATGACTAAACGCCCCGCCCGTAAAGACCTCCGTGACCGGCTTTTCACCATCGCCCTCCATCTGCTGATCGAACTGCTCCGTCACCTTCCCCGCATGAGCGCCATAGCTCTAATGCGGGGAATCGGCCGCCTCATCTTCACCCTTGGCAAAGAAGGGAGAACCTTGACTATCCGCCACCTGACCATAGCCTTTGCCAATGAAAAATCTCCACGAGAAATCCGCACGCTGGCAGGCCGAGTCTACCGCCATTTCGCCACCGCCCTTGCCGACACCATCCGGCTGCCAGTCAATCTCCGCCAAGGCATCAACACACTGATCACCGCCCAAGGAATACATCACCTAGACCAGGCCCTGGCCAGTGGCAAGGGAGTATTGATAATCACCGGCCATTTCGGCAACTGGGAACTTCTCGGTGCCTGGCTGGCCCAAAACGGCTACCCCCTACGCGTGGTCGGCACCACCCTCGAAAACGAAGGGTTAAACAAGATCGTAGTCAATATGCGTAACGCCTCCGGCTATACCAACATCGCCCGCGGCGCCGGAACCAGGGAGATCATCCGCAGCCTGCACCAAGGGTGCGCTATCGGCCTGCTCATCGACCAGGATACCAGCGTACCAGGAGTCTTCGTCCAGTTCTTTGGAAAGCCAGCCCATACCCCAACCGGTCCGGCAATCCTAGCCAGGAAATTAGGCATTCCGATCATCCCCATCTTTATGCATCTAAAAGATGACCTCACCTACCATATAGAATGCGAACCGCCCCTGAAACTGATCTCCACCGATGACGCAAAACACGACTTACTCGTCAACACCCAACTCTGCTCCGACACTTACGAACAAGTCATCCGCCGCTTTCCAGAACAATGGGTCTGGATGCATAAACGATGGAAAACAAGGCCTGACGCACCAGAATCAACTACTCAACAAAAGGCAGAGCCCAGTAATTTCCCTTGACCCAACCCTTCCCGGGTCATGATCTGTGAAAGCAGGGCATGCAGCTGATGAGCGCCCATCCCACCCCAGTTCGGCTGGACCAGCAGCGAGGGATCACTGTAACTCCATAACCGATGAATCACCACCGACGCAGGGACATAGGCCAAGAGTCGAGCCAGAATCGTCAGATACTCATGAGGGGGGTAGGTGATAAAGGGCTCCGTCTCATACTCGCGATGCAAAA encodes the following:
- a CDS encoding methyltransferase domain-containing protein, with amino-acid sequence MITTRGRDLNHVASLYDPVIEILSFGREQRFRDLSLEHMAIRPDDRILDIGCGTGTLTLLAAKHLTVTGNATGIDAATKMIAIARNKAEQQGIPARFEHAVAEALPFNDSAFTLVVSSMFCHHIDLELKRLAFREMLRVLAPGGRLVCADIDRPTTILGWLTGWTGRWLLLQPELADNLRGLLPNLIEEAGFIAVRRVAHVHGLISVFTAIKSDTNPGNRPASEVSRP
- a CDS encoding isoprenylcysteine carboxylmethyltransferase family protein; translated protein: MSTHTPKHSPLIRHRLQAALVYWIGLPGTVIGSGLLIDMLLTVPRIKLTPYTLGCGGLFLCTGLALISWSNRDLLRLGLGTPSPASPCRRLVTTGSYKLCRHPMFLGYDLASFAVLLFVGSPAALLVSYPIMLAWQTHFLKREEHILLLRFTKEYQDYQAIVPFLIPFPAPRPR
- a CDS encoding lysophospholipid acyltransferase family protein codes for the protein MTKRPARKDLRDRLFTIALHLLIELLRHLPRMSAIALMRGIGRLIFTLGKEGRTLTIRHLTIAFANEKSPREIRTLAGRVYRHFATALADTIRLPVNLRQGINTLITAQGIHHLDQALASGKGVLIITGHFGNWELLGAWLAQNGYPLRVVGTTLENEGLNKIVVNMRNASGYTNIARGAGTREIIRSLHQGCAIGLLIDQDTSVPGVFVQFFGKPAHTPTGPAILARKLGIPIIPIFMHLKDDLTYHIECEPPLKLISTDDAKHDLLVNTQLCSDTYEQVIRRFPEQWVWMHKRWKTRPDAPESTTQQKAEPSNFP
- a CDS encoding ABC transporter ATP-binding protein, encoding MNTTSPLITVTDAWRLYGSLNQDQALAGATLAVDKGEFVCLAGPSGSGKTTLLNLIGLLDLPDKGQITIMGHDTMSLTLRQRAIFRRCSLGFIFQAYNLIPVLSVAENVEYPLILRGKEKQERAHLVERALKLVEISQHALKRPGELSGGQQQRVAVARAIAGSPPIILADEPTGSLDSGTGTALMNLLLRLNQQLGITFIFSSHDPNVTSRAQRIITLRDGKVAHELTETKEKRRKCSPPQSSENT
- a CDS encoding ABC transporter permease — its product is MKALTITILLAFRNLTRNRRRSALTIAAIAFALACLLVFGALKKGLHQTMVATTTNTDIGVIQIHGQGYAPTLVNLTPLPNPDEVTQTLRTLKINSFARRLKANGLILAGAKSAAVVIHGVIPEEERTVTVVHERMVMGSPPAGPLEAMVGQALATSFGLGINDQLTIMTQDVFGTPKSRTLTITGIYQTGVAAFDQGHIFLPLTSLQSLLDAAEMISEIAIALPAEPLSALVSRLRQQLDSRYQVSSWEDIAPDVTQLIALNDSTMQILIAIVFLIVAMGIVNTMTTVTFERFREFGTIAALGATPSGIIALVTAEALALGVIASFTGTIIGLALCLYLANHGIDLTTLTSNNQYFSNNHVLKAALDWHTVASTNGFTLTTSLVAGLYPAWLAARQNPAQALSRP